The Caloenas nicobarica isolate bCalNic1 chromosome Z, bCalNic1.hap1, whole genome shotgun sequence genome has a segment encoding these proteins:
- the LOC136002131 gene encoding SUN domain-containing protein 3-like: EHGVQEEKREEILDLTQRAMEKVLENYHQMPDWAMGSIGGTIDKQRTSKTYVGQGDKTWWLSPFDFFSANGPGTILQHRIAPGKCWAFRGSRGHVVIRLPVDIWPTAFTVWHISEAVSPHGEVSEAPKEFAVFGVDEAGAETPLGTFTYDVNKEIAQTFHVQKELPRTFRYIRFQVESNWGNPEYTCVYRVQVHGKRAGHDGDRQALQVLHSGGPGEVLLVFLGLDEDLLVQLLGATLHNRLVTLVHQFIDGAVQLCSREPRRVLGLEDGRAAGERERSPVAALALLPPKDGLPCLGQPPPAALKETTACMGFNSERDLPE; this comes from the exons gagcatggtgtccaagaggagaagagagag gaaattttGGACTTGACCCAGAGGGCAATGGAAAAGGTGCTGGAAAACTACCACCAGATGCCTGActgggcaatgggatccatag gtggcaccatcgacaagcagaggacatccaagacttatgttggacaaggcgacaagacctggtggctttctccatttgactttttttctgcaaatggtCCAGggacaatcttgcag caccgTATTGCCCCTGGAAAATGCTGGGCTTTCCGAGGATCTCGGGGACACGTGGTCATCCGGCTGCCTGTAGAcatctggccaacggctttcactGTCTGGCACATCTCCGAGGCAGTCTCTCCTCATGGGGAAGTCAGCGAAGCCCCGaaagagtttgctgtcttt GGAGTGGATGAGGCAGGGGCAGAAACTCCCCTGGGGACGTTCACCTACGACGTGAACAAGGAGATCGCTCAGACGTTCCATGTGCAG aaggagctTCCCAGGACCTTTCGGTACATCAGATTCCAGgtggagagcaactggggaaacccagagTACACCTGTGTGTACCGAGTACAGGTGCACGGGAAGAGGGCGGGACATGATGGCGACCGGCAAGCACTACAGGTCCT CCACAGCGGAGGACCTGGTGAGGTCCTCCTGGTCTTCTTGGGGCTGGATGAAGAtctcctggtccagctgctgggggccacgCTCCACAACCGCTTGGTGACATTAGTGCATCAGTTTATTGACGGCGCTGTgcaactctgcagcagggagccccGACGTGTGCTGGGCCTGGAGGACGGCCGTGCTGCCGGGGAGCGGGAGCGCAGCCccgtggctgccctggccctgctgcctcccaaggaTGGTCTCCCCTGCCTGGGccagccccctccagcagccctgaaggagacaac
- the LOC136002130 gene encoding SUN domain-containing protein 3-like, translating to EHGVQEEKREEILDLTQRAMEKVLENYHQMPDWAMGSIGGTIDKQRTSKTYVGQGDKTWWLSPFDFFSANGPETILQHRIAPGKCWAFRGSRGHVVIRLPVDIWPTAFTVWHISEAVSPHGEVSEAPKEFAVFGVDEAGAETPLGTFTYNVNKEIAQTFHVQKELPRTFRYIRFQVESNWGNPEYTCLYRVQVHGKRAGHDGDRQALQVLHSGGPGEVLLVFLGLDEDLLVQLLGATLHNRLQGAPGVLGLEDGRAAGERERSPMAALAPLPPKDGLPCLVRPPPAALKETTACMGFNSERDLPE from the exons gagcatggtgtccaagaggagaagagagag gaaattttGGACTTGACCCAGAGGGCAATGGAAAAGGTGCTGGAAAACTACCACCAGATGCCTGActgggcaatgggatccatag gtggcaccatcgacaagcagaggacatccaagacttatgttggacaaggcgacaagacctggtggctttctccatttgactttttttctgcaaacggtccagagacaatcttgcag caccgTATTGCCCCTGGAAAATGCTGGGCTTTCCGAGGGTCTCGGGGACACGTGGTCATCCGGCTGCCTGTAGAcatctggccaacggctttcactGTCTGGCACATCTCCGAGGCAGTCTCTCCTCATGGGGAAGTCAGCGAAGCCCCGaaagagtttgctgtcttt GGAGTGGATGAGGCAGGGGCAGAAACTCCCCTGGGGACGTTCACCTACAACGTGAACAAGGAGATCGCTCAGACGTTCCATGTGCAG aaggagctTCCCAGGACCTTTCGGTACATCAGATTCCAGgtggagagcaactggggaaacccagagTACACCTGTTTGTACCGAGTACAGGTGCACGGGAAGAGGGCGGGACATGATGGCGACCGGCAAGCGCTACAGGTCCT CCACAGCGGAGGACCTGGTGAGGTCCTCCTGGTCTTCTTGGGGCTGGATGAAGAtctcctggtccagctgctgggggccacgCTCCACAACCGCTTG cagggagccccaggtgtgctgggcctggaggacggccgtgctgccggggagcgggagcgcagccccatggctgccctggccccgctGCCTCCCAAGGATGGTCTCCCCTGCCTGGTCCggccccctccagcagccctgaaggagacaac cgcctgcatggggttcaacTCGGAGAGggatcttcccgagtga